From the genome of Numenius arquata chromosome 9, bNumArq3.hap1.1, whole genome shotgun sequence:
CTTGCCTAGCTCAGCATGCTGCGGCAAACACCGCAGCCTCAGCCCACGTCCACACAGGGGCTGCCCCGATCACCTCCTCACGAAGCGGGGTATGATCACCAGGGCTGCTGCGGCCCTCGAGGGGGATTCACACAGAATAACGGCGCCTCTGGGCCCGGAGGCCTCGCAGCCACAGGGGGTGCGGACTGGCGGCCATCGTGGGGGTGCTTAGGCCGCGGTTCAACCCCCCGAGCCCACacagcccctccgccccccccgcagccccctcaTCACCCCCCTAGGGCTTTGCCCAAAATGGCCGCCGCCCGCGACACTCCCGGCatgccccgcggctcccggcctGCCCCGCGCACCTCCAGCACGACGGTGCGCATGGCGCCGCCCATCTCCAGGTAGGCGCGGGTATCCGGGTGCTGGCGGTGTTCATGCGCGGCGGCCAGGGCGGCGTGGCAGCCCTGAGCCACCGCCGCGCCCAGCGGCCACGACCGGGCCAGGTCTCCCCGCAGCACCACGTACTGcaccagccccgccgccgctccgggcGCCGCCATGCTGCCGTACGGCACCGCACAGCCTGCTGGGAGGTGCATGCTGGGAGTGAGgcggggaggagatggaggcagCGCCGCCGCCATTTTATTGTACGGCAAACGAGAGGAGACGGTGTCTGGCGAGCTGACGTCCTTCCGGCGGCGCTGAGGCGCGCAGTTTGAGCGCCGGTTGCTATGGTGAGTGCGGGACCGGTGGGCAACTGGGCTTGGGGTGGGGGCAACCGGGCCCCTCGTCCCTGTCCCCTTTGGTGGGATCCCTTCAGTCCCCCTGGAGGGGGGGCTCCCGGCTGCCCagctcccccctccgccccgtcCCCCTCGGCGGGGGCCCGGCCCGGTTGGGCCCCGTGGGGAGATCCCCGGTGTCTTCCTGTCACCCCCCGGGGCTGTGGCGGCTCTCCGGGCTCGGCCT
Proteins encoded in this window:
- the PTRHD1 gene encoding putative peptidyl-tRNA hydrolase PTRHD1 — protein: MHLPAGCAVPYGSMAAPGAAAGLVQYVVLRGDLARSWPLGAAVAQGCHAALAAAHEHRQHPDTRAYLEMGGAMRTVVLEAPDEAALTALAETLKQNSIDHQVWTEQPENVATCLALRPYPKDQVHQHLKKFKLLK